One part of the Geitlerinema sp. PCC 9228 genome encodes these proteins:
- a CDS encoding multidrug efflux SMR transporter: MHWLYLILAIALEVCGTTAMKFSQGFTKALPSLLLFVFYGLAFTLLTLALKKIELSVAYAMWSGLGTALIAIVGIYWFQESMTLVKFLSLVAIVAGVVGLNATSSP, encoded by the coding sequence ATGCACTGGCTGTATTTAATTTTAGCGATCGCGTTAGAAGTCTGTGGCACCACCGCCATGAAATTTTCCCAAGGCTTCACGAAAGCCTTGCCCTCCCTATTGCTGTTCGTTTTTTACGGACTGGCTTTTACTTTGTTAACTCTGGCTTTAAAAAAAATAGAACTTAGCGTTGCTTATGCGATGTGGTCGGGATTGGGGACAGCACTGATTGCAATCGTGGGAATTTACTGGTTCCAAGAATCCATGACCTTGGTTAAGTTTCTTTCTCTGGTCGCGATCGTTGCTGGGGTCGTGGGGTTAAATGCTACCTCATCTCCCTAA